One Papaver somniferum cultivar HN1 chromosome 10, ASM357369v1, whole genome shotgun sequence genomic window carries:
- the LOC113319722 gene encoding uncharacterized protein LOC113319722 has product MGLFSFCFAGGGFVMIGIWEALFSSYLHLNSSSSVSPPVSPPRSSSNQQTTRRKNRRPDSMFISVRYVSVGFLSLFFILDSVISSSDALNIKDQVGFSLQLDIFSISSLFFLYSVAGLLSNSTNFLPIPVSLLNLIGLFGFGQELVFFYVQRKDPNGIENRYFDMLLVPITICILSTLLEMGSPKSNLPGLGRGFGLILHGTWFIQMGFSFYTDIMVHGCALHEASRGNFTVKCKGHMDSHRGKAIATLQFNCHLALLVILIVGFYSFIGNKFGFPGGDYSSYKPLNAELHQLGNQTQFTLDSDDEESSLEENAAQQKTNSSIVPVSSEVNGFGNH; this is encoded by the coding sequence ATGGGTTTGTTTTCCTTCTGTTTTGCAGGGGGAGGGTTTGTGATGATTGGTATTTGGGAGGCTTTGTTTTCATCTTACCTTCACTTAAACTCATCATCTTCTGTTTCTCCTCCTGTTTCTCCTCCTCGTTCTTCTTCAAACCaacaaacaacaagaagaaagaacAGAAGACCAGATTCAATGTTCATTAGTGTTAGATATGTTTCTGTTGGTTTTCTATCATTATTCTTCATTCTTGACTCTGTAATCTCATCGTCTGATGCTCTTAATATTAAAGATCAAGTTGGATTCTCTCTACAACTAGACATCTTCTCTATCTCTTCATTGTTTTTTCTCTACTCTGTCGCAGGTTTATTGAGTAATTCAACTAATTTTCTACCAATACCTGTATCATTGTTGAATCTAATTGGTTTATTTGGGTTTGGGCAAGAACTTGTTTTCTTTTATGTTCAGAGAAAAGATCCAAATGGAATTGAGAATAggtattttgatatgttacttgTTCCTATCACGATTTGTATTCTTAGTACTCTTCTCGAAATGGGTTCGCCTAAATCTAATTTACCAGGTTTGGGTCGTGGGTTTGGTTTAATTCTTCATGGAACATGGTTTATTCAAATGGGTTTTTCCTTTTATACTGATATAATGGTTCATGGTTGTGCTTTGCATGAAGCAAGTAGAGGGAATTTTACAGTGAAATGTAAAGGGCATATGGATTCTCATAGAGGAAAAGCAATTGCCACTCTTCAATTCAATTGTCATCTTGCTTTGCTTGTGATTTTGATTGTTGGGTTTTATTCATTTATTGGTAATAAGTTTGGATTTCCTGGTGGCGATTATTCAAGTTACAAGCCTCTTAATGCAGAGTTACATCAGTTGGGCAATCAAACTCAGTTTACATTAGATTCTGATGATGAAGAGAGTAGTTTGGAAGAAAATGCTGCACAACAGAAGACAAATTCGAGTATTGTTCCTGTGTCGTCTGAGGTTAATGGATTTGGAAATCATTAG